A region from the Mya arenaria isolate MELC-2E11 chromosome 2, ASM2691426v1 genome encodes:
- the LOC128214718 gene encoding uncharacterized protein LOC128214718 produces MSADPHAKKGEGGGKLSCQSVGESVITDCELQGIKTPTAKLVGVVDSVPSDIVQGHSKLRWNKNSRTFTENKCIHLDLEGEIFIKRPGYYIVSSTLHVNATGTNNTTATFSHSLNLLSHKFGTTGVLMQRQKSIKESDNDIFTSFISAVFKLYLYDRISVSASDPNFLAHNDSNDHFMAYYTYDMS; encoded by the exons GTCAATCTGTCGGAGAATCGGTTATCACCGACTGTGAGTTGCAGGGGATCAAAACGCCTACAGCCAAGCTGGTTGGAGTGGTAGATAGCGTACCAAGTGATATAGTCCAAG GTCATTCAAAACTTCGATGGAACAAAAACAGCCGCACATTTAccgaaaacaaatgcattcatCTCGACCTTGAGGGAGAAATCTTCATCAAAAGACCAGGCTACTACATAGTATCTTCAACGCTACATGTTAATGCCACAGGAACGAACAATACAACAGCAACATTCAGTCACAGCCTTAATCTGCTGTCCCACAAATTTGGAACAACTGGTGTGCTTATGCAACGCCAAAAATCTATAAAAGAATCCGacaatgatatttttacaagttttatatCCGCGGTTTTTAAGCTCTATTTGTACGATAGGATATCTGTATCTGCCAGCGATCCAAACTTTTTAGCTCATAACGATTCTAATGACCATTTCATGGCATACTACACGTACGACATGTCTTAA